In Musa acuminata AAA Group cultivar baxijiao chromosome BXJ3-9, Cavendish_Baxijiao_AAA, whole genome shotgun sequence, a single genomic region encodes these proteins:
- the LOC103998226 gene encoding organelle RRM domain-containing protein 2, mitochondrial isoform X1, whose protein sequence is MATLHHHRPISLSVLPPLSRLRPSSAIPATLFSRPPLSGLPCAPISARAIRDKRVLGPVRGCATSDSAIFPGPPPSSRIFMKGLSRSTSEGFLAKTFSSFGEGKKIKVITSKSSKQSLGLAFIWFAREQDALMAVKEMNGKFLDGRFVAVTIAEAESPSKQRKVDKDTTSMVA, encoded by the exons ATGGCTACGCTTCACCACCATCGGCCCATTTCACTGTCCGTTCTCCCTCCTCTCTCCCGGCTGAGACCTTCTTCGGCTATCCCCGCAACGCTGTTCTCGCGCCCACCGCTCTCCGGACTGCCGTGCGCTCCGATATCTGCTCGGGCCATCCGCGATAAGCGCGTCCTTGGACCCGTCCGTGGATGCGCGACCTCAGATTCCGCGATTTTCCCCGGACCTCCACCCTCGTCGAGGATCTTTATGAAAG GATTATCTCGTTCAACATCTGAGGGATTCTTGGCAAAGACCTTTTCATCCTTTGGAGAAGGCAAGAAAA TAAAGGTAATTACAAGCAAAAGTTCGAAACAGTCTCTGGGACTTGCATTTATATGGTTTGCCCGTGAACAAGATGCACTAATGGCAGTAAAGGAGATGAATGGAAAG TTTCTTGATGGCAGGTTTGTTGCTGTCACAATTGCAGAAGCTGAATCTCCTTCTAAACAG AGAAAGGTGGACAAGGATACAACATCAATGGTGGCATAG
- the LOC103998226 gene encoding organelle RRM domain-containing protein 2, mitochondrial isoform X2, which produces MATLHHHRPISLSVLPPLSRLRPSSAIPATLFSRPPLSGLPCAPISARAIRDKRVLGPVRGCATSDSAIFPGPPPSSRIFMKGLSRSTSEGFLAKTFSSFGEVKVITSKSSKQSLGLAFIWFAREQDALMAVKEMNGKFLDGRFVAVTIAEAESPSKQRKVDKDTTSMVA; this is translated from the exons ATGGCTACGCTTCACCACCATCGGCCCATTTCACTGTCCGTTCTCCCTCCTCTCTCCCGGCTGAGACCTTCTTCGGCTATCCCCGCAACGCTGTTCTCGCGCCCACCGCTCTCCGGACTGCCGTGCGCTCCGATATCTGCTCGGGCCATCCGCGATAAGCGCGTCCTTGGACCCGTCCGTGGATGCGCGACCTCAGATTCCGCGATTTTCCCCGGACCTCCACCCTCGTCGAGGATCTTTATGAAAG GATTATCTCGTTCAACATCTGAGGGATTCTTGGCAAAGACCTTTTCATCCTTTGGAGAAG TAAAGGTAATTACAAGCAAAAGTTCGAAACAGTCTCTGGGACTTGCATTTATATGGTTTGCCCGTGAACAAGATGCACTAATGGCAGTAAAGGAGATGAATGGAAAG TTTCTTGATGGCAGGTTTGTTGCTGTCACAATTGCAGAAGCTGAATCTCCTTCTAAACAG AGAAAGGTGGACAAGGATACAACATCAATGGTGGCATAG